A single region of the Pseudomonas sp. VD-NE ins genome encodes:
- a CDS encoding circularly permuted type 2 ATP-grasp protein, whose product MIRTYFDEMYDAGGQVRPHYREFARWLADTPDELLAQRRREADLLFHRAGITFTLYGDEQGTERLIPFDTIPRSIPASEWRIVERGCIQRVKALNMFLADLYHEQRIIKAGIIPAEQVLANEQYQLAMQGLDLHRDIYSHISGVDLVRDGDGTYYVLEDNLRTPSGVSYMLEDRKMMMRLFPELFAAQRIAPIDHYPNLLLDTLKSSSPIDDPSVVVLTPGRFNSAFFEHAFLAREMGVELVEGADLFVRDDKVFMRTTDGPKAVDVIYRRLDDAFLDPLAFNPDSMLGVPGLLSSYRSGNVVLANAIGTGVADDKSVYPFVTDMIRFYLDEEPILKNVPTWQCRNPSELSHVLANLPDLVVKETQGSGGYGMLVGPASTKAEIDAFRERIKAKPHAYIAQPTLSLSTCPTFVENGIAPRHIDLRPFVLSGRETRVVPGGLTRVALREGSLVVNSSQGGGTKDTWVVED is encoded by the coding sequence ATGATCCGCACCTATTTTGATGAGATGTACGATGCCGGCGGCCAGGTTCGCCCGCATTATCGGGAGTTCGCCCGCTGGCTGGCCGACACGCCTGACGAACTGCTGGCCCAACGGCGACGCGAGGCTGACTTGCTGTTCCATCGCGCCGGCATCACCTTCACGCTCTATGGGGACGAGCAGGGCACCGAGCGCCTGATTCCTTTCGACACCATCCCGCGCAGTATTCCCGCCAGTGAATGGCGGATCGTCGAGCGCGGCTGTATTCAGCGGGTCAAGGCGCTGAACATGTTCCTCGCCGACCTCTATCACGAGCAGCGCATTATCAAGGCCGGAATCATTCCAGCTGAACAGGTATTGGCCAACGAGCAATATCAGTTGGCGATGCAGGGCCTGGATCTGCACCGCGATATCTATTCGCACATCTCCGGCGTCGATCTGGTGCGCGATGGCGACGGCACCTATTACGTGCTCGAAGACAACCTGCGCACACCGAGCGGCGTGAGCTACATGCTCGAAGACCGCAAGATGATGATGCGCCTGTTCCCGGAGCTGTTCGCCGCCCAGCGCATTGCGCCGATCGATCACTACCCGAACCTGTTGCTCGATACCCTGAAAAGCTCAAGTCCGATCGACGACCCGAGTGTGGTGGTGCTGACGCCGGGTCGCTTCAACAGTGCATTCTTCGAACACGCGTTTCTGGCGCGGGAAATGGGCGTGGAACTGGTCGAAGGCGCAGATCTGTTCGTGCGTGACGACAAGGTGTTCATGCGCACCACCGACGGCCCGAAAGCGGTGGACGTGATTTACCGCCGCCTCGACGACGCGTTCCTCGATCCGCTGGCGTTCAACCCCGACTCGATGCTCGGTGTGCCGGGGCTGCTCTCGTCTTATCGCTCGGGCAACGTCGTGTTGGCCAATGCCATCGGCACCGGCGTGGCGGACGACAAATCGGTGTATCCGTTTGTCACCGACATGATCCGTTTCTACCTCGACGAAGAGCCGATCCTGAAGAACGTGCCGACCTGGCAATGCCGCAACCCGTCTGAACTTTCCCATGTGCTGGCCAATCTTCCGGATCTGGTGGTCAAGGAAACCCAGGGTTCCGGCGGTTACGGCATGTTGGTGGGGCCGGCATCGACGAAAGCGGAAATCGATGCCTTCCGCGAGCGGATCAAAGCCAAGCCCCACGCATACATCGCGCAACCCACATTGTCGCTGTCGACCTGTCCGACCTTTGTCGAAAACGGCATCGCGCCGCGCCATATCGACTTGCGTCCGTTTGTCTTGTCCGGGCGCGAAACCCGCGTGGTGCCCGGCGGTTTGACCCGCGTCGCATTGCGTGAAGGCTCCCTGGTGGTGAATTCCTCTCAGGGTGGCGGAACCAAGGACACCTGGGTGGTCGAGGATTGA
- a CDS encoding cytochrome c — MDGDHLKALIVFGAMLLSMPLSAAQLDLQLGANSRTWQTEELLKHPQVQTLTIKNDVSYKKEMTYRAVPVAALLIGIKPQDHLQAVALDGFAAELAAAPLLNHDGARAWLAIEDPAQPWPPLSEGKHSAGPFYLVWTDPQAGNISPEQWPFEVASIKRMAPVAERFPALLPDPALKANDPVNQGFALFQKNCLACHRLNGAGDAQFGPDLNIPYNPTEYFGADFLKRYIRDPQSLRQWPQAKMPGFSEAVLPEGDLQMLIGYLQHMAGRKVKP; from the coding sequence ATGGACGGCGATCATTTGAAAGCGCTCATTGTGTTCGGGGCCATGCTGCTGAGCATGCCCTTGTCTGCCGCACAGTTGGATCTGCAACTGGGTGCAAACAGCCGCACCTGGCAGACCGAAGAACTGCTCAAGCATCCTCAAGTGCAAACCCTCACGATCAAAAACGATGTGTCCTACAAGAAGGAGATGACCTATCGCGCCGTGCCTGTGGCCGCGCTGCTGATCGGGATCAAACCGCAGGATCACCTGCAAGCGGTGGCACTGGACGGCTTTGCCGCGGAACTGGCTGCGGCTCCGTTACTCAACCACGACGGCGCACGGGCCTGGCTGGCCATCGAAGATCCGGCGCAGCCGTGGCCACCGCTGTCGGAAGGCAAGCACAGCGCCGGGCCGTTTTATCTGGTCTGGACGGATCCGCAGGCGGGCAATATCAGCCCGGAGCAATGGCCGTTCGAAGTCGCAAGCATCAAGCGCATGGCGCCGGTGGCCGAGCGCTTCCCTGCCCTGCTGCCGGATCCTGCGTTGAAGGCGAATGACCCGGTGAACCAAGGGTTTGCGCTGTTTCAGAAAAACTGTCTGGCGTGTCACCGATTGAACGGTGCGGGGGATGCGCAATTCGGGCCGGATCTGAATATTCCGTATAACCCGACCGAGTATTTCGGCGCGGATTTCCTCAAGCGCTACATTCGTGATCCGCAGAGTTTGCGTCAGTGGCCGCAGGCGAAAATGCCGGGGTTTTCGGAGGCCGTGTTGCCGGAGGGGGATTTGCAGATGTTGATCGGGTATTTGCAACACATGGCTGGGCGGAAGGTTAAGCCGTAA
- a CDS encoding transglutaminase family protein, translated as MRLSISHETTYHYEDQVRASIQYLRLTPHDSERQHVLSWQLDLPRPVRAQLDPFGNILHVLTMDEPHEAIIIGARGQVDIDELREAEHESQSALPFLRFTRLTEADEALRAFAERSCKQRRDRTALIDLMHGLNQHMTYTPGSTEVDTSAAEAFAGRAGVCQDHAHAFLACARSLGIPSRYVSGYLYSEDCEHLASHAWAEAWLDDAWYSFDVTNQLARPERHLKLAVGLDYLDACPVRGMRRGGGCEQMHAKVFVSPTPVISVQQQ; from the coding sequence ATGAGACTTTCCATAAGCCACGAGACCACCTATCACTACGAAGATCAGGTGCGGGCGAGCATCCAGTACCTGCGGCTGACACCTCACGACAGCGAGCGTCAGCACGTGTTGAGCTGGCAGCTCGATTTGCCGCGCCCGGTGCGCGCGCAACTCGATCCGTTCGGCAATATCCTGCACGTGCTGACCATGGATGAACCGCACGAGGCGATCATCATCGGTGCGCGAGGTCAGGTTGATATCGATGAGCTCCGCGAGGCCGAGCATGAGAGCCAGTCGGCGCTGCCGTTCCTGCGCTTTACCCGGTTGACCGAGGCGGATGAGGCGTTGCGCGCGTTTGCCGAGAGGTCCTGCAAACAGCGGCGGGATCGCACGGCGTTGATTGATTTGATGCACGGTTTGAATCAGCACATGACTTACACGCCGGGTTCCACCGAGGTCGATACCAGCGCCGCTGAGGCCTTCGCCGGGCGTGCGGGTGTTTGCCAGGATCATGCTCACGCATTTCTGGCATGCGCACGCAGCCTCGGGATTCCGTCGCGTTATGTATCAGGGTATTTGTACAGCGAAGATTGCGAGCATCTGGCCAGTCACGCCTGGGCCGAAGCGTGGCTGGATGACGCTTGGTACAGCTTTGACGTAACCAATCAACTGGCGCGGCCGGAGCGGCACCTGAAACTGGCGGTGGGCCTGGATTATCTGGATGCCTGCCCGGTGCGCGGCATGCGTCGGGGCGGTGGGTGTGAGCAGATGCACGCGAAAGTGTTCGTCTCGCCGACCCCCGTGATCTCCGTCCAGCAACAATAG
- the speE gene encoding polyamine aminopropyltransferase encodes MTVTKTSEYLETLYEGYGQRFRMEKLLHEVRTEHQHLVIFQNPRMGRVMALDGVIQTTEADEFIYHEMLTHVPILAHGSAKRVLIIGGGDGGMLREVTKHAGVEHITMVEIDGTVVDMCKEFLPNHSSGAYDDPRLNLVIDDGMRFVATTTEKFDVIISDSTDPIGPGEVLFSENFYQACHRCLNEGGILVTQNGTPFMQIDEVKTTAGRLNSLFPDWHFYQAAVPTYIGGSMTFAWGSTNPAYRKLSREILQQRFIGSGIVTRYYNPEIHIGAFALPQYVLQAINKPSND; translated from the coding sequence ATGACCGTCACCAAAACCAGCGAGTACCTGGAAACCCTCTACGAAGGCTACGGCCAGCGTTTTCGCATGGAAAAACTGCTGCACGAAGTGCGCACCGAACACCAGCACCTGGTGATTTTCCAGAACCCGCGCATGGGTCGTGTAATGGCGCTGGACGGCGTGATCCAGACCACCGAAGCCGACGAATTCATCTACCACGAAATGCTCACTCACGTGCCGATCCTCGCTCACGGCAGCGCCAAGCGCGTGCTGATCATCGGCGGTGGTGACGGCGGCATGCTGCGCGAAGTGACTAAGCACGCCGGCGTCGAGCACATCACCATGGTCGAGATCGACGGCACCGTGGTCGACATGTGTAAAGAGTTCCTGCCGAACCACTCCAGCGGCGCCTACGACGATCCGCGTCTGAACCTGGTGATCGACGATGGCATGCGTTTCGTCGCCACCACCACGGAAAAATTCGACGTGATCATCTCCGACTCCACTGACCCGATCGGCCCGGGCGAAGTGTTGTTCTCGGAGAACTTCTATCAGGCCTGCCATCGCTGCCTGAACGAAGGCGGCATTCTGGTGACCCAGAACGGCACGCCGTTCATGCAGATCGACGAAGTGAAAACCACCGCCGGGCGTCTGAACAGCCTGTTCCCGGACTGGCACTTCTATCAAGCGGCAGTGCCGACCTACATCGGCGGTTCGATGACCTTCGCCTGGGGCTCGACCAACCCGGCCTACCGCAAGCTGAGCCGTGAAATCCTGCAACAGCGCTTCATCGGCAGCGGCATCGTCACCCGTTACTACAACCCGGAAATCCACATTGGCGCGTTCGCCTTGCCGCAGTACGTGCTGCAGGCGATCAACAAGCCAAGCAACGACTAA
- a CDS encoding PLDc N-terminal domain-containing protein: MGSTFNGLIGLIILALDIWAIINVLKSGATTGMKIVWVLLIILLPVLGLIIWAIAGPRGNVRI; this comes from the coding sequence ATGGGTTCCACGTTCAACGGTCTGATTGGCCTGATCATCCTTGCCCTCGACATCTGGGCCATCATCAATGTGCTGAAAAGCGGTGCCACCACCGGGATGAAAATCGTCTGGGTGCTGCTGATCATCCTCCTGCCGGTGCTGGGCCTGATCATCTGGGCGATTGCCGGACCGCGCGGCAACGTCAGAATCTAG
- a CDS encoding DUF3509 domain-containing protein has product MSLIQEKFTSLFSNFDVTTAPRPDGGILLTLRSSDGKVFKRALTYQQLHAGDQLSWAISAIRRDLAEQASELPQIAMLQSQQRFALPTYHSL; this is encoded by the coding sequence ATGAGCCTGATCCAAGAAAAATTTACCTCCCTGTTCTCCAACTTCGACGTCACCACTGCGCCACGTCCCGATGGCGGGATCCTGCTGACTCTGCGTAGCAGCGACGGCAAAGTGTTTAAACGCGCACTGACTTATCAACAACTGCATGCCGGCGACCAACTGTCGTGGGCGATCAGTGCCATTCGCCGCGACCTGGCTGAACAAGCCAGTGAACTGCCGCAAATTGCCATGCTGCAGAGCCAGCAGCGTTTTGCCCTGCCGACTTATCACTCGCTGTAA
- a CDS encoding alpha-E domain-containing protein, giving the protein MLSRTASDLYWMSRYLERAENLARMLDISYSLSLMPQDGRGDGLHELAMPLLITGTLDDYLERHGALHAERLLHFFALDAANPASIYSCLGAARASAHAVRGRITADMWENINSTWLEIRGIAEQGLSRYGMSRFCEWIKERSHLFRGASYGTIMRNDAFRFIRLGTFIERADNTLRLLDARYEMAGDQAEAVSDGTAHAYYQWSALLRALSSFEAYTEIYRDAPGARHVAELLLLRADVPRSLRACTEEIDQILAQLPGANGRPAQRLAAEMDARLRYTGINEILEEGLHAWLTEFIPLVRQLGNAIHSSYLEAA; this is encoded by the coding sequence ATGTTAAGTAGAACTGCCTCGGATCTGTATTGGATGTCGCGTTACCTGGAGCGGGCGGAAAACCTCGCACGGATGCTCGACATCAGTTATTCGCTGTCGCTGATGCCGCAGGACGGTCGCGGCGATGGTTTGCACGAATTGGCCATGCCGCTGTTGATCACCGGCACCCTCGACGATTATCTGGAACGTCACGGCGCGCTACATGCTGAACGCCTGCTGCACTTTTTCGCTCTCGATGCGGCCAACCCGGCGAGCATCTACAGCTGCCTCGGCGCGGCGCGGGCCAGTGCCCACGCCGTGCGCGGGCGCATCACGGCGGACATGTGGGAAAACATCAATTCGACGTGGCTGGAGATTCGCGGGATCGCCGAACAGGGCCTTAGTCGCTATGGCATGAGCCGTTTCTGCGAATGGATCAAGGAGCGTTCGCACCTGTTTCGTGGTGCGTCCTACGGCACGATCATGCGCAACGATGCATTTCGCTTTATTCGCCTAGGCACCTTCATTGAGCGTGCGGACAACACACTGCGGTTACTCGATGCCCGCTATGAAATGGCTGGCGACCAAGCTGAAGCGGTCAGTGATGGCACCGCCCACGCCTATTACCAATGGAGTGCGTTGCTAAGAGCCTTGTCGTCGTTTGAGGCCTACACCGAAATCTATCGCGATGCGCCCGGCGCCCGGCATGTCGCCGAGCTGCTCTTGTTGCGCGCCGATGTGCCCCGCTCGCTGCGGGCCTGCACCGAAGAGATCGATCAGATTCTCGCGCAGTTGCCCGGCGCCAACGGCCGACCGGCGCAGCGTCTGGCGGCAGAGATGGACGCGCGCCTGCGCTACACCGGCATCAACGAAATTCTCGAGGAAGGCCTGCACGCGTGGCTGACCGAATTCATCCCGCTGGTGCGCCAGTTGGGCAACGCCATTCACAGTTCCTACCTGGAGGCTGCATGA
- a CDS encoding ankyrin repeat domain-containing protein, whose amino-acid sequence MSDQSRQMTPEEAAEFTEQVFNKARDGDAEMLDRLVTAGLPVNLKNSKGDTLLMLASYYGHVDAVNVLLKHKADPEMRNGNGQSPIAGAAFKGDLAVVKALVEAGAEIEGSSFDGRTALMMAAMFNRVEIVDYLISKGANAQAKDANGVTALDAARTMGAVDTTAQLEKLSG is encoded by the coding sequence ATGTCCGACCAAAGCCGCCAGATGACCCCTGAAGAAGCTGCCGAATTCACCGAGCAGGTTTTCAACAAGGCGCGCGACGGTGATGCCGAGATGCTTGATCGCCTGGTCACCGCCGGTTTGCCGGTCAACCTGAAAAACAGCAAGGGTGACACGCTGCTGATGCTGGCCAGCTACTACGGCCATGTCGATGCGGTGAACGTACTGCTCAAACACAAGGCCGATCCGGAAATGCGCAATGGCAACGGCCAGAGCCCGATTGCCGGTGCTGCGTTCAAGGGCGATCTGGCGGTGGTCAAGGCGCTGGTCGAGGCGGGCGCCGAGATCGAAGGCTCGTCGTTTGATGGGCGTACGGCGCTGATGATGGCAGCGATGTTCAACCGTGTTGAAATCGTCGACTACCTGATCAGCAAGGGTGCCAACGCGCAAGCCAAGGACGCCAATGGCGTGACGGCGCTGGACGCTGCACGGACGATGGGCGCGGTTGATACCACTGCGCAGCTGGAAAAGCTGTCGGGCTGA
- a CDS encoding long-chain-acyl-CoA synthetase produces MSHAPSDTITWGMMLRKLPMIAKAIPRVVKGMKVANVTDPTQSCGLGWTFEQATLRNPEGPALLQGDVRLTYAQVNQWANRIAHYLNGQGIGKGDVVAVFIENRPELLVTILALAKVGAVSALLNTSQTRDTLIHSVNLVAPVAIVVGEELLPAFAAIRDQVTITAPRTWFVADQDTYSHPGIAPEGYVNLISASADAYSENPPSSQQIFFDDPCFYIYTSGTTGLPKAGVFKHGRWMRSSASFGMIALNMSADDVVYCTLPLYHATGLCVCWGSAVNGASGFAIRRKFSASQFWNDVRRYRATTIGYVGELCRYLVDQPACADDSRHDVRKMIGNGLRPGAWAEFKTRFAVEHICELYAASDGNIGFTNILNFDNTIGFSLMAWELVAYDHDSGEPVRSPDGFMRKVGKGEQGLLLARIDEKAPLDGYTDPQKTAKVVLHDVFSKGDRFFNTGDLLRDIGFGHAQFVDRLGDTYRWKGENVSTTEVENLLLQHPHISEAVAYGVEIRNTNGRAGMAAITPAESLATLDFAELLSFARERMPAYAVPLFLRVKVKMETTGTFKYQKTRLKNEGFDPGQTSDDPIYAWLPGTQTYVRVTDEVFAEIHQGKHRY; encoded by the coding sequence ATGAGTCACGCGCCAAGCGACACGATTACCTGGGGCATGATGCTCCGCAAACTGCCGATGATTGCCAAAGCCATCCCACGGGTGGTCAAGGGCATGAAGGTGGCCAATGTCACGGATCCGACCCAAAGCTGTGGCCTTGGCTGGACGTTCGAGCAAGCGACGCTGCGCAACCCCGAAGGGCCGGCGTTATTGCAGGGCGATGTGCGGCTGACCTATGCGCAGGTCAACCAGTGGGCCAACCGCATCGCTCACTATCTGAACGGGCAGGGCATCGGCAAGGGCGACGTGGTCGCGGTGTTTATCGAAAACCGCCCGGAATTGCTAGTGACCATTCTGGCGCTGGCCAAGGTCGGTGCGGTCAGCGCGCTGCTCAATACCTCACAGACTCGCGACACGCTGATCCACAGCGTGAATCTGGTGGCGCCGGTGGCGATTGTCGTGGGTGAAGAACTGCTTCCCGCTTTTGCAGCGATTCGTGATCAAGTGACGATTACCGCGCCGCGCACCTGGTTTGTCGCCGATCAGGACACCTATAGCCATCCGGGCATCGCGCCCGAAGGTTACGTCAATCTGATCAGCGCCAGTGCCGACGCCTACAGCGAAAATCCGCCGAGCAGCCAGCAGATCTTTTTCGACGATCCGTGTTTCTACATTTACACCTCAGGCACCACCGGCCTGCCCAAGGCTGGAGTGTTCAAGCACGGGCGCTGGATGCGCAGCTCCGCCAGTTTCGGCATGATCGCCCTGAACATGAGCGCCGACGATGTCGTTTATTGCACTTTGCCGCTGTACCACGCCACAGGTTTGTGTGTGTGCTGGGGCTCGGCAGTCAACGGCGCCTCGGGCTTCGCGATCCGCCGCAAGTTCAGCGCCAGTCAGTTCTGGAATGACGTGCGCCGCTATCGCGCGACGACCATCGGTTACGTCGGCGAACTGTGCCGTTATCTGGTCGATCAACCGGCCTGCGCCGACGACAGCCGCCACGATGTGCGCAAGATGATCGGCAACGGTTTGCGCCCGGGCGCCTGGGCCGAATTCAAGACCCGTTTCGCTGTCGAGCACATCTGTGAACTGTATGCGGCGAGCGACGGCAATATCGGTTTTACCAACATTCTCAACTTCGACAACACCATTGGTTTTTCCCTGATGGCCTGGGAATTGGTGGCCTACGACCATGACAGCGGTGAACCGGTCCGCAGCCCTGACGGTTTCATGCGCAAGGTCGGCAAAGGCGAGCAGGGCTTGCTGCTGGCGCGGATCGACGAGAAGGCGCCGCTGGACGGCTACACCGATCCGCAGAAAACCGCCAAGGTCGTACTGCACGACGTATTTAGCAAAGGCGATCGCTTTTTCAACACCGGCGACCTGCTGCGCGATATCGGTTTTGGCCACGCACAATTTGTTGATCGCCTCGGCGACACCTATCGCTGGAAGGGCGAAAACGTCTCGACCACTGAGGTCGAAAACCTTTTACTGCAACATCCGCACATCTCCGAGGCGGTGGCTTATGGCGTGGAGATCCGCAATACCAACGGCCGCGCCGGCATGGCGGCGATTACCCCGGCGGAATCCCTCGCGACGCTGGATTTCGCCGAGTTGCTGAGCTTTGCCCGGGAGCGCATGCCAGCCTATGCCGTGCCGTTGTTCCTGCGAGTGAAGGTCAAAATGGAAACTACAGGCACCTTCAAATACCAGAAAACCCGACTGAAGAATGAAGGCTTCGACCCCGGCCAGACCAGCGATGACCCGATTTACGCCTGGCTGCCTGGCACGCAGACTTACGTGCGGGTCACCGACGAAGTGTTCGCGGAAATTCATCAGGGCAAGCATCGTTATTGA
- a CDS encoding acetyl-CoA C-acetyltransferase, whose amino-acid sequence MTQALIFDALRTPRGKGKADGALHSVKPVNLVAGLLTALQARTALDTSQVDDVVLGCVTPIGDQGSDIAKTAVQVADWDVSVAGVQINRFCASGLEAVNLGAMKVRSGFEDLVVVGGVESMSRVPMGSDGGAWALDPQTNLHSHFTPQGVGADLIATLEGFSRHDVDAYALHSQQKAARARADGSFNKSLVPVQDQNGIILLDQDEFIRAESTLEGLGKLKPSFEMIGQMGFDATALRVYSHVERINHVHTPGNSSGIVDGAALMLIGSEAKGRALGLQPRARIVATAVTSTDPTIMLTGPAPATRKALAKAGLRAEDIDLFEVNEAFASVVLKFIKDMAVDPDKVNVNGGSIAMGHPLGATGCAILGTLLDELEARHLRYGLATLCVGGGMGIATIIERL is encoded by the coding sequence ATGACCCAAGCTTTGATATTCGATGCATTACGCACGCCCCGCGGTAAGGGCAAAGCCGATGGTGCCCTGCACAGCGTCAAACCGGTGAATCTGGTCGCCGGCCTGCTGACCGCGCTACAAGCGCGCACTGCGCTGGACACCAGCCAGGTCGATGACGTGGTGCTCGGTTGCGTCACGCCGATTGGCGATCAAGGCTCGGACATCGCCAAAACCGCGGTGCAAGTGGCCGATTGGGATGTCAGCGTTGCCGGTGTGCAGATCAACCGTTTCTGCGCCTCGGGACTGGAAGCGGTCAACCTCGGCGCGATGAAAGTACGCTCCGGGTTTGAAGATCTGGTGGTGGTCGGCGGCGTCGAGTCGATGTCGCGGGTGCCGATGGGCAGCGATGGCGGCGCCTGGGCGCTGGACCCGCAAACCAACCTGCACAGCCACTTCACCCCGCAAGGCGTTGGTGCGGATTTGATCGCCACGCTTGAGGGGTTCAGTCGTCACGACGTCGATGCCTACGCGCTGCACTCGCAGCAGAAGGCCGCGCGCGCGCGGGCCGATGGCTCGTTCAATAAATCGTTGGTGCCGGTGCAGGATCAGAACGGCATCATCCTGCTCGATCAGGATGAGTTCATTCGCGCCGAGTCGACCCTTGAGGGCTTGGGCAAGCTCAAACCGAGTTTCGAAATGATCGGGCAAATGGGCTTCGACGCGACCGCGCTGCGGGTGTACAGCCATGTCGAGCGGATCAATCACGTGCACACGCCGGGCAACAGTTCCGGGATCGTCGACGGTGCGGCGCTGATGCTGATCGGCTCCGAGGCCAAAGGTCGGGCACTGGGCCTGCAACCGCGGGCGCGAATTGTCGCCACGGCGGTGACCAGCACCGATCCCACCATCATGCTCACCGGCCCTGCGCCGGCAACGCGTAAAGCGCTGGCCAAGGCTGGACTGCGCGCGGAAGACATCGACCTGTTCGAAGTCAACGAAGCGTTTGCTTCGGTGGTGCTGAAGTTCATCAAGGACATGGCCGTCGATCCGGACAAGGTCAATGTCAACGGCGGCTCCATCGCCATGGGCCACCCGCTGGGCGCCACGGGGTGCGCGATCCTCGGCACCTTGCTCGATGAACTGGAAGCGCGGCACCTGCGCTATGGCCTGGCGACGCTGTGCGTCGGCGGCGGCATGGGCATTGCCACCATCATCGAACGCCTCTGA
- a CDS encoding ribonuclease E inhibitor RraB: MSTAYQEDISSNVLRRMKEGGFDFSRFHPIEFYAIFPDEERARRAAGKFRGESINAQVSVRDDGAWALELSKVMYATYDDIGDFEQGFSAVVEPLGGIIEGWGVKQEVRNRHRLN; encoded by the coding sequence ATGAGCACAGCCTATCAAGAAGACATCAGCAGCAATGTTCTGCGCCGCATGAAAGAAGGCGGTTTCGATTTTTCCCGGTTCCATCCCATCGAGTTCTACGCGATTTTCCCGGACGAGGAGCGGGCGCGCAGGGCGGCAGGCAAATTTCGCGGTGAATCCATCAATGCCCAGGTCAGCGTGCGTGATGACGGTGCGTGGGCGCTGGAATTAAGCAAAGTGATGTACGCGACATATGACGATATCGGTGACTTCGAGCAGGGATTCTCTGCCGTGGTTGAACCTCTGGGCGGTATTATCGAAGGCTGGGGCGTGAAGCAGGAGGTGCGCAATCGCCACCGTTTGAACTGA